A genome region from Nocardia sp. NBC_00565 includes the following:
- the rplR gene encoding 50S ribosomal protein L18 — protein MAQTENQKAKRVPRGKDVSTARRLSKTRRHFRLRKKVVGTTERPRLVVNRSSRHLHAQLIDDSIGKTIAAASSIEADVRALDGDKSAKGKKVGELIAERAKAAGIDAVVFDRGGHDYHGRIAALADAAREGGLKF, from the coding sequence ATGGCGCAAACCGAAAATCAGAAGGCCAAGCGCGTTCCGCGTGGCAAGGACGTGTCGACCGCGCGCCGTCTGTCGAAGACCCGCCGTCACTTCCGTCTGCGCAAGAAGGTCGTCGGCACCACCGAGCGTCCGCGTCTGGTGGTCAACCGCTCCTCGCGTCACCTGCACGCACAGCTCATCGACGATTCGATCGGCAAGACCATCGCCGCCGCGTCCTCGATCGAGGCCGATGTGCGCGCGCTGGACGGCGACAAGTCGGCCAAGGGCAAGAAGGTCGGCGAACTGATCGCCGAGCGTGCCAAGGCCGCTGGTATCGATGCCGTCGTATTCGACCGTGGTGGTCACGATTACCACGGCCGCATCGCGGCGCTGGCCGATGCCGCTCGCGAAGGTGGGTTGAAGTTCTGA
- the rpsE gene encoding 30S ribosomal protein S5, with protein sequence MPGRQRRDGGSGPAGQQNGAAGGGDSRDGRGGGRDRRGGGDRRDQQADKNQLERVVAINRVSKVVKGGRRFSFTALVIVGDGNGLVGVGYGKAKEVPAAIQKGVEEARKGFFRVPMIGSTITHPVQGEAAAGVVMLRPASPGTGVIAGGAARAVLECAGIHDILAKSLGSDNAINVVHATVAALKMLQRPEEVAARRGLPLEDVAPAGMLRARAQAAGGAR encoded by the coding sequence ATGCCGGGACGTCAAAGGCGTGACGGCGGCAGCGGACCCGCCGGACAGCAGAATGGTGCCGCCGGTGGCGGCGACAGCCGCGACGGCCGTGGCGGTGGTCGCGATCGCCGTGGCGGTGGTGACCGTCGTGACCAGCAGGCCGACAAGAACCAGCTCGAGCGCGTCGTCGCGATCAACCGTGTCTCCAAGGTCGTGAAGGGTGGTCGTCGCTTCAGCTTCACCGCCCTCGTGATCGTCGGTGACGGCAACGGTCTGGTCGGCGTCGGCTACGGCAAGGCCAAGGAAGTTCCCGCGGCCATCCAGAAGGGTGTCGAGGAGGCTCGCAAGGGCTTCTTCCGCGTCCCGATGATCGGCTCGACCATCACCCACCCGGTTCAGGGTGAGGCGGCGGCCGGTGTGGTCATGCTGCGTCCGGCCTCGCCCGGTACCGGTGTGATCGCCGGTGGTGCGGCGCGCGCGGTGCTGGAATGCGCTGGTATCCATGACATTCTGGCGAAGTCGCTCGGTAGCGATAACGCCATCAACGTCGTGCACGCGACGGTTGCGGCGCTCAAGATGCTGCAGCGTCCGGAAGAGGTCGCGGCCCGTCGTGGTCTGCCGCTCGAGGACGTCGCCCCCGCGGGCATGCTGCGCGCACGCGCTCAGGCAGCGGGAGGTGCCAGGTAA
- the rpmD gene encoding 50S ribosomal protein L30, protein MADLKVTQIKSSIGAKVNQRESLRTLGLRKIRQTVVREDNPQNRGLINVVRHLVTVEEV, encoded by the coding sequence ATGGCAGATCTCAAGGTGACCCAGATCAAGTCGTCGATCGGCGCCAAGGTGAACCAGCGGGAGAGCCTTCGTACGCTCGGCCTGCGGAAGATCCGCCAGACCGTGGTTCGCGAGGACAATCCGCAGAACCGTGGGCTGATCAATGTCGTGCGCCACCTCGTAACAGTTGAGGAGGTCTGA
- the rplO gene encoding 50S ribosomal protein L15: MTIKLHHLRPAPGAKTEKTRVGRGEGSKGKTAGRGTKGTKARKNVPAAFEGGQMPIHMRLPKLKGFTNRFRTEYQVVNVGSIAKLFPEGGAVGKAELVAAGAVRKNQLVKVLGDGEIGVAVQVTVDKVTGAAKEKITAAGGTVTELG, translated from the coding sequence ATGACCATCAAGTTGCATCACCTGCGTCCGGCCCCGGGCGCCAAGACCGAGAAGACCCGCGTGGGTCGCGGTGAAGGCTCCAAGGGCAAGACCGCGGGCCGCGGTACCAAGGGCACCAAGGCTCGTAAGAACGTCCCGGCCGCCTTCGAGGGTGGGCAGATGCCGATTCACATGCGGCTGCCCAAGCTCAAGGGCTTCACGAACCGGTTCCGCACGGAATACCAGGTCGTGAACGTCGGCTCGATCGCCAAGCTGTTCCCTGAGGGCGGCGCGGTCGGCAAGGCGGAGCTGGTGGCCGCCGGCGCGGTTCGCAAGAACCAGCTGGTCAAGGTTCTCGGCGATGGCGAGATCGGCGTCGCGGTCCAGGTGACCGTCGACAAGGTGACCGGCGCCGCCAAGGAGAAGATCACCGCGGCCGGTGGCACTGTCACCGAGCTGGGCTGA
- the secY gene encoding preprotein translocase subunit SecY — protein MLSAFVSAFRTPDLRRKILFTLGLIALYRLGASLPSPGVDYKSVQECIDLVSGGDSAGIYQLINLFSGGALLQLSVFAIGIMPYITASIIIQLLTVVIPRFEELRKEGQSGQNKMTQYTRYLSIALAILQATGLVALAARGQLLQGCQKDILADTSIFGMIIIVLVMTAGAALVMWFGEQITERGVGNGMSLLIFSGIAARIPNEGNNILQNRGGLVFGLVCVAAFAIVTAVIFVEQGQRRIPVQYAKRVVGRKMYGGSSTYLPLKVNQAGVIPVIFASSLLYLPNLVAQLTSSKGATDQSWWQETIQKYLVNPGNPVYIAIYFGLIVFFTYFYVAITFNPEERADEMKKFGGFIPGYRPGRPTADYLNFVLSRITLPGSIYLGLVAVLPNLFLDIGASGGTQNLPFGGTSVLIMVSVGLDTVKQIESQLMNRNYEGFLK, from the coding sequence GTGCTTTCCGCCTTCGTATCGGCCTTCCGGACTCCGGACTTACGGCGGAAGATTCTCTTCACGCTGGGGTTGATCGCGCTGTACCGCTTGGGTGCGTCGCTGCCGTCCCCCGGTGTCGATTACAAAAGCGTCCAGGAATGTATCGACCTGGTCTCCGGTGGTGATTCGGCCGGTATCTATCAGCTGATCAACCTGTTCTCTGGTGGTGCGCTACTGCAGCTGTCGGTCTTCGCGATCGGCATCATGCCCTACATCACCGCGAGCATCATTATCCAGCTGCTCACCGTCGTCATCCCGCGATTCGAAGAACTGCGCAAAGAAGGCCAATCGGGCCAGAACAAGATGACGCAGTACACCCGGTATCTCTCGATCGCGCTGGCGATCCTGCAGGCCACCGGTCTCGTCGCGCTCGCGGCCCGCGGTCAGCTGCTACAGGGCTGCCAGAAGGACATCCTGGCTGATACCAGCATCTTCGGCATGATCATCATCGTGCTGGTGATGACCGCCGGTGCCGCACTGGTCATGTGGTTCGGCGAGCAGATCACCGAGCGCGGCGTCGGTAACGGTATGTCGCTGCTGATCTTCTCCGGTATCGCCGCGCGCATCCCGAACGAGGGCAACAACATCCTGCAGAACCGCGGCGGACTGGTCTTCGGTCTCGTCTGTGTCGCCGCGTTCGCTATCGTCACCGCGGTCATCTTCGTCGAGCAGGGCCAGCGCCGGATTCCGGTGCAGTACGCCAAGCGCGTGGTCGGCCGCAAGATGTACGGCGGGTCCTCGACCTATCTGCCGCTGAAGGTCAACCAGGCGGGCGTCATCCCCGTGATCTTCGCCTCATCGCTGCTGTACCTGCCGAACCTGGTCGCGCAGCTGACATCCTCGAAGGGCGCCACCGACCAGAGTTGGTGGCAGGAGACCATCCAGAAATACTTGGTGAACCCCGGCAACCCGGTGTACATCGCGATCTACTTCGGTTTGATCGTGTTCTTCACCTACTTCTATGTCGCGATCACCTTCAATCCGGAGGAGCGCGCCGACGAGATGAAGAAGTTCGGTGGTTTCATCCCGGGGTACCGCCCGGGTAGGCCGACCGCCGATTACCTCAATTTCGTACTGAGCCGCATCACCCTCCCCGGCTCGATCTACCTCGGTCTCGTGGCCGTCCTGCCGAATCTGTTCCTCGATATCGGCGCCTCCGGTGGCACCCAGAACCTTCCGTTCGGTGGCACCTCGGTGCTGATCATGGTGAGCGTCGGCTTGGACACCGTGAAGCAGATCGAAAGCCAGCTGATGAATCGAAATTACGAAGGGTTCCTCAAGTGA
- a CDS encoding adenylate kinase: MRLVLLGPPGAGKGTQADLLSDKLGVPHISTGDLFRTNISAQTPLGREAQKYIDAGDLVPSDVTNRMVEARVAEPDAANGFVLDGYPRTVDQADALEKILADMDKKLDAVLCFVVPEDTVVGRMMARGRADDNEGVIRNRLRVYREETEPLLEHYDGLVVSVDGVGEIDEVNARALRALGH, from the coding sequence GTGAGACTTGTACTGCTCGGACCGCCGGGAGCCGGCAAAGGTACCCAGGCCGATCTCCTGTCGGACAAGCTGGGCGTCCCGCACATCTCCACCGGGGACCTGTTCCGTACCAATATCTCCGCCCAGACCCCGCTGGGGCGCGAGGCGCAGAAGTACATCGATGCCGGCGATCTCGTGCCGAGCGATGTGACCAACCGCATGGTCGAGGCCCGGGTCGCCGAGCCGGATGCCGCGAATGGTTTTGTGCTGGACGGCTACCCGCGCACGGTCGATCAGGCCGACGCGCTGGAGAAGATCCTCGCGGATATGGACAAGAAGCTCGACGCGGTGCTGTGCTTCGTCGTGCCCGAGGACACCGTGGTCGGGCGGATGATGGCGCGTGGTCGTGCCGATGACAACGAGGGTGTGATCCGCAACCGGCTGCGGGTGTACCGCGAGGAGACCGAGCCGCTGCTGGAGCACTACGACGGTCTGGTCGTCTCGGTCGACGGCGTCGGCGAGATCGACGAGGTCAACGCCCGCGCCCTGCGCGCGCTGGGACACTGA
- the map gene encoding type I methionyl aminopeptidase yields the protein MVFNRKKKVVPFRTAGELDAMAAAGAIVGSALVAVRAAAKPGVSTLELDEVAEQVIRDAGAVPSFKGYHGFPGSICASVNDRVVHGIPTAQEMLTEGDLVSIDCGAILDGWHGDSAWTFGVGSIIDADQLLSAATKMSMEAGIAAMLPGNRLTDISHAIEMGTRAAETEHGRSYGIVDGYGGHAIGREMHMDPFLANEGAPGKGPKLVVGSVLAIEPMLTLGTTQTKVLDDDWTVVTLDGSRAAHWEHSVAVTEDGPRILTLRPE from the coding sequence ATGGTCTTCAACCGCAAGAAGAAGGTCGTGCCGTTCCGTACGGCAGGCGAACTGGATGCGATGGCGGCAGCCGGCGCGATCGTCGGCAGCGCGCTGGTCGCGGTGCGGGCGGCCGCCAAGCCCGGGGTGTCCACCCTGGAGTTGGACGAGGTCGCCGAGCAGGTCATCCGTGACGCGGGCGCGGTGCCGTCCTTCAAGGGCTATCACGGATTTCCGGGTTCGATCTGCGCATCGGTGAATGACCGCGTGGTGCACGGGATTCCGACGGCGCAGGAAATGCTGACCGAGGGTGATCTGGTCTCGATCGACTGCGGCGCGATTCTCGATGGCTGGCACGGTGATTCGGCCTGGACCTTCGGTGTCGGTTCGATCATCGACGCCGATCAGCTGCTCAGTGCGGCCACCAAGATGTCGATGGAGGCGGGGATCGCGGCCATGCTGCCCGGTAATCGGCTGACTGATATCTCCCATGCCATCGAAATGGGTACGCGCGCGGCCGAAACCGAACACGGTCGGTCCTATGGCATCGTCGATGGTTACGGCGGGCACGCCATCGGCCGGGAGATGCATATGGATCCGTTCCTGGCCAACGAGGGTGCGCCGGGTAAAGGGCCGAAGCTCGTTGTCGGATCGGTGCTCGCGATCGAGCCGATGCTGACCTTGGGCACGACGCAGACCAAGGTGCTCGACGATGACTGGACCGTGGTGACGCTCGACGGTAGTCGTGCCGCGCACTGGGAACATTCGGTCGCGGTTACCGAGGACGGGCCGCGGATTCTTACGCTGCGTCCGGAGTAG
- a CDS encoding class I SAM-dependent methyltransferase: MPESENSTDQAIDRAARWAERASSFGAQAEVYAEHRPDYPAAGIHWALAPIGDRKAPVVLDLGAGTGKLTEGLLAIGAEVIAVEPDDAMRAELVARFPDVRAFSGAAEAIPLQDGSVDAVLAGQAFHWFDQARAFPEIARVLRTNGVFAALWNKDDGRVEWVAELQRVVRSGTSLPSAGDNKLPSHPLFAEFEQSEFAHTQRRTAESLTTTIGTHSNTVVISAQQRAELLDRISTYLHSRPETAEGEFDFPLRTEVIRTVRRRTDTLSPQQD; the protein is encoded by the coding sequence GTGCCGGAATCCGAGAATTCGACTGATCAGGCAATCGACCGGGCAGCACGCTGGGCGGAGCGGGCGAGCTCGTTCGGCGCGCAGGCCGAGGTCTACGCGGAGCATCGGCCGGACTATCCGGCGGCCGGCATTCACTGGGCGTTGGCACCGATCGGCGACCGGAAAGCGCCCGTCGTACTCGATCTGGGCGCCGGCACCGGCAAGCTCACCGAGGGGCTGTTGGCCATCGGCGCCGAGGTGATCGCCGTCGAACCCGATGACGCGATGCGTGCCGAGCTGGTCGCACGGTTCCCCGATGTGCGGGCATTTTCCGGTGCGGCAGAGGCGATTCCGCTGCAAGACGGATCGGTGGACGCGGTGCTGGCCGGGCAGGCATTCCATTGGTTCGACCAGGCTCGTGCCTTCCCCGAAATCGCGCGGGTGCTGCGCACGAACGGCGTCTTCGCGGCACTCTGGAACAAGGACGACGGCCGCGTCGAATGGGTCGCCGAGCTCCAACGGGTCGTGCGATCGGGCACGTCGCTTCCATCGGCCGGGGATAACAAGCTGCCGTCACATCCATTGTTCGCCGAATTCGAACAGTCCGAGTTCGCGCACACCCAACGACGGACCGCCGAATCCCTCACCACGACAATCGGTACGCATTCGAACACCGTGGTGATATCGGCACAGCAGCGGGCCGAACTGCTCGATCGGATAAGTACCTATCTGCACAGTCGACCGGAAACCGCCGAGGGCGAATTCGACTTCCCGCTTCGGACCGAAGTCATCCGAACGGTCCGCCGCCGCACCGATACACTGTCGCCGCAGCAGGATTGA
- a CDS encoding helix-turn-helix domain-containing protein, translated as MDSMELLAHPVRLRIVHAMSGGQTRTTAQLCARMPDVSKATVYRHVELLTTGGILEVVEEQRVRGAVERRYQLRRERAVIDADRAASASIEDHRRVFAAATAILLAEFNAYLDRETADPAADLVGYRQHALWLDHEELLGLIDDMRAAILPRLKNAAAPGRSQYLLSPILFPIGGPEEADNG; from the coding sequence ATGGACTCCATGGAGCTGCTCGCACATCCGGTGCGACTGCGCATCGTGCACGCCATGTCGGGTGGGCAAACGCGCACGACCGCACAGCTGTGCGCTCGGATGCCGGACGTCTCGAAGGCCACGGTGTACCGCCACGTCGAATTGCTCACGACGGGTGGCATTCTCGAGGTCGTCGAGGAACAGCGGGTACGCGGCGCGGTAGAACGCCGCTACCAGCTGCGCCGTGAGCGCGCGGTCATCGACGCCGATCGGGCCGCATCGGCCTCGATCGAGGACCACCGCCGCGTCTTCGCCGCCGCGACGGCCATTCTGCTCGCCGAATTCAATGCCTACCTCGACCGCGAAACCGCCGATCCGGCCGCGGATCTCGTCGGCTATCGCCAGCACGCGCTCTGGCTCGACCATGAGGAACTGCTCGGCCTGATCGACGATATGCGCGCCGCGATCCTGCCCCGGCTGAAAAACGCGGCAGCACCGGGCCGTTCGCAGTACCTGCTCAGCCCGATCCTATTTCCCATCGGCGGACCCGAGGAAGCCGACAACGGGTAA
- a CDS encoding alpha/beta hydrolase family protein translates to MERNESLRTIEAEAWQAPDYVNPAAFDEREVTVGSGDFAVPGTLSMPRGDGPYPAVVLLAGGGPFDRDGTVGPNRIYRDISWGLASRGIAVLRFDKVTFAHAEKVAATMEFTMRDEYLPHARAGIEMLCAAPTVDSGRVFVVGHSMGGKVAPRVAEAVPALAGMVLLAADTQPMQWAMVRVLRHLAEIDPASVAAFPPIETIIEQAKLVDSQDLSDATPAADLPFGMSAAYWLDLRAYDPVAVAATLDKPMLILQGERDYQVTVADDLAGWQVGLDDRPDVTIRTYPVDDHLFFPGTGPSMPADYQRLQHVDAAVIADIAEWVRSH, encoded by the coding sequence ATGGAACGCAACGAGTCGCTGCGGACGATCGAAGCCGAGGCGTGGCAAGCGCCGGATTACGTGAATCCGGCCGCATTCGACGAGCGGGAGGTCACCGTCGGGTCCGGCGATTTCGCGGTTCCCGGCACGCTGAGCATGCCGCGGGGCGACGGTCCGTATCCCGCGGTGGTGCTGCTCGCTGGTGGCGGTCCGTTCGATCGCGACGGCACGGTTGGGCCCAACCGGATCTATCGAGATATCTCCTGGGGCTTGGCGAGTCGCGGGATCGCGGTGCTGCGCTTCGACAAGGTGACCTTCGCGCACGCCGAGAAAGTCGCGGCGACAATGGAATTCACGATGCGCGACGAGTATCTGCCGCATGCCCGCGCTGGTATCGAGATGCTCTGTGCGGCACCGACTGTCGATTCCGGACGGGTCTTCGTGGTCGGGCACAGCATGGGCGGCAAAGTCGCGCCGCGGGTGGCCGAGGCCGTGCCCGCGCTGGCGGGCATGGTCCTACTCGCCGCCGATACGCAGCCGATGCAGTGGGCCATGGTGCGGGTGCTGCGGCACCTCGCCGAGATCGATCCCGCGTCCGTCGCGGCGTTCCCGCCCATCGAGACCATCATCGAACAGGCGAAACTGGTTGACAGCCAAGATCTTTCGGACGCCACCCCGGCCGCGGATCTGCCGTTCGGCATGAGCGCCGCGTACTGGCTGGACCTGCGCGCCTACGATCCGGTCGCGGTCGCGGCGACGCTGGACAAGCCCATGCTGATTCTGCAGGGCGAGCGTGACTATCAAGTGACAGTCGCCGACGACCTGGCCGGATGGCAGGTGGGTCTCGATGACCGTCCGGATGTCACCATTCGGACGTACCCGGTAGACGACCACCTGTTCTTTCCGGGTACCGGTCCGTCCATGCCAGCGGATTACCAACGGCTGCAGCATGTGGACGCCGCGGTAATCGCGGATATCGCCGAATGGGTGCGGTCGCATTGA
- the dtd gene encoding D-aminoacyl-tRNA deacylase: MRVLVQRVSAAQVTVDGETVGRIDPNPQGLVALVGVTHNDTESTTKALADKMWRLRILEGERSAADLDAPILVVSQFTLYADTAKGRRPSWSAAAPGSVAEPLVDAFAQALRALGATVATGRFGAHMHVELVNDGPVTLLLES, translated from the coding sequence ATGCGAGTACTGGTGCAGCGTGTGTCCGCCGCTCAGGTGACCGTCGACGGCGAGACCGTCGGCAGGATCGATCCGAACCCGCAGGGACTGGTCGCCCTGGTCGGGGTGACACATAACGATACGGAGTCGACCACGAAAGCGTTGGCGGACAAGATGTGGCGGCTGCGGATTCTCGAGGGTGAACGGTCGGCGGCGGATCTGGACGCGCCGATTCTGGTGGTCAGTCAGTTCACGCTGTATGCCGACACCGCCAAGGGTCGTCGCCCGTCCTGGTCCGCGGCCGCGCCGGGCTCGGTCGCCGAGCCACTGGTCGACGCGTTCGCCCAGGCGCTGCGTGCGCTCGGCGCGACGGTCGCCACCGGACGATTCGGCGCGCACATGCATGTCGAACTGGTCAACGACGGACCCGTGACACTGCTGCTCGAAAGCTGA
- a CDS encoding YbaB/EbfC family nucleoid-associated protein, whose product MANEFAKAEMAAVLDEVQQQFRAIAQVQQQRAELIASATVRKRVTVTVNADGTIVETKFASDIDELSYGEIAKAVTEAAQKATAEVTRKAQELMMPLHDRRARLPKLSDLVEGMPDLSTEMPMAPKVSLAPPNADERRAAAAQDSAPMEFSDVEVVSRQSGADRGVTDSSW is encoded by the coding sequence ATGGCAAACGAATTCGCCAAGGCCGAGATGGCCGCGGTACTCGATGAAGTCCAGCAGCAGTTTCGGGCGATCGCGCAGGTGCAGCAGCAGCGGGCCGAACTGATCGCCAGTGCGACAGTGCGCAAACGGGTCACCGTCACCGTCAATGCCGACGGCACCATTGTCGAAACCAAATTCGCCTCCGACATAGACGAATTGAGCTACGGCGAAATCGCCAAGGCCGTGACGGAAGCGGCGCAGAAAGCCACCGCCGAGGTCACGCGCAAGGCGCAGGAGCTGATGATGCCCCTGCACGATCGCCGCGCGCGACTGCCCAAACTCTCGGATCTGGTCGAGGGCATGCCCGACCTGAGCACCGAAATGCCGATGGCGCCGAAGGTTTCGCTCGCGCCGCCGAATGCCGACGAACGGCGCGCCGCCGCGGCGCAGGACAGCGCCCCGATGGAATTCAGCGATGTCGAGGTCGTTTCTCGGCAGTCGGGCGCGGACCGCGGGGTTACTGATTCCAGCTGGTGA